From the genome of Pseudomonas bubulae:
TTCCACCCGATTTGTCTGACACCGATGTGCGGGTACAACCCTTGGCGCGTACTTATCCCCGTGGCCTGTATATCGAGCCGCATCAGCACGAGTGGGGGCAGTTGCTCTACGCAAGCAGCGGCGTGATGTGGGTCGATACCCCGGATGAAGCCCTGGCCGTGCCACCACAGCGGGCGGTGTGGTTGCCGCCGCAGGTGCCCCACGGGATTCGCGTGGTGTCGGATTTGCAGATGCGAAATATCTATTTGCCACCCAAGCTGGCCAGCACCCTGGACCGTCGTGTACAGGTGATTGAAGTCGGCCGCTTGCTCAGAGAGCTGATTATCAAGTTGGTGGAGCAGGCGGACGGGCAAACGGCCTACACCGAGGCTCTGCTCAATCTGACGTTGCTGGAATTGCAGCGGGCCCGCCGAACCCAGCTTAAGGTGCCCATGCCCGATACCCCGGACCGGCGCCTGCTCAACCTGTGCCAGTCGGTCATGGCCAGCCCTTCGCTGGATATCGCCTTTGAGCAACATGCCGAGAACGCCGGGGCCAGTGTACGAACCCTGGCCCGTCTTTTTCAGGGCGAACTGGGCATGGGCTTCGCCCAGTGGCGGCGGCAGGTGCAATTGGCAACCGCCGCGGCCGAGCTGATCCAGGGCGCTTCTGTTAGCCAGATCTCACGTTCGCTTGGTTATTCGCCCAGCAGTTTCAGCGATATGTTCCGACGCGAGCTGGGTGTGAGTCCTTCTTTGTATGCCTCAGGTCAGGTAGCAGAGATCTGAACTTGTCCGGCAGACAGAAGGCATTGGCAGAAGCACCACGCTTGTCGGCCATAAACTGGGGCATCTCTACAGCATCCAGAGGGCTGAATATGAAAGCACTGCAATTTTCCAAAACCGGTGATCTGGCGGCGCTGAACCTCGTTGAGTTGCCGCTGCCGGTACCTGGTGCCAATGAAGTGCTGGTGCAGGTCAGGGCTGCGGGCCTGAACCCCAGCGATGTGAAAAATGTACTCGGCCGTTTCCCCTACACCACCTTGCCCCGCGTGCCCGGTCGGGATTTTGCCGGGGTGATCGTGGATGGACCGCAGGCGTTGGTGGGGCAGGAAGTCTGGGGTACGGGTAAGGAACTGGGGTTCTACCGGGACGGTTCTCATGCGAGCTATTTGGTCTTGCCGATTGAAGGCGTTGCGCTGAAACCCAAGTCGCTGAGTTTTGAGCAGGCCGCCAGCCTGGGCGTGCCTTACACCACGGCGTGGGATGCTCTGCAACGAACGGGTGTAGGCGCGGATACCCGTTTGCTGGTGATCGGTGCCAATGGCGCGGTAGGCACCGCGGCTATCGCGCTGGCGAAAGTGCTTGGCGCGCGGGTGCTGGCGGCGGTGCGTCGTACCGAGCAGGCGCAGGTGCTGCTGGAGCAGGGCCTTGAAGTGCTGGTTCTGGATAAACCGGAGTCGCTGGGGACTCAAGTGAATGAGGTATTTGCAGGTGGCGCTGAAGTGATTTTCGACACCACTGGCCATTGGTTGCCAGCGGCAGTGTCGGCGTTGCGCACTTTCGGGCGAATCGCCTTTATTGCCGCACCGCAGGACGGTCATGTGCATTTGCCTGCGCTGGCCCTGTATCGCAAGGGCGGGTCGCTGGTCGGGGTCAACACGCTGCTGTATAGCTGCGGCGATTGCGCGCAGAGGCTCAATCAGTTTGGTCAGTACTTCGATCAAGGGCTGTTGCCGGCACCGGGTGGTTTTCAGGAAGCGGCCCTGGCGGACGGACTGGCCTGTTATGCGCAGGTCAATGAAGGTGCGTGCGCCAAAGTGGTGCTGATCCCGTAGGCACTGCCTGAACTGTGGGAGCGAACAGGCTCGTTCCCACAGAGGCAAGTGCTACCCGGTTATTGCCCCAGCCGCAAGCTGGCGCGAATGCCATTGACCTCAGGCTCGTTGGCTTTGTAGCCGTCAGCCGGGCCTGCGTAGGAAAGGGCGTAGGCGCTGTTGCCCTGGGTGGCGGCCACCAGGGTCTGGGTGATCACGTGGTTGCCGTTCTGGGTGATCTTGCAGGTGGTTTGCAATGCGTCCAGCCCGCCCAGGGTGCTGCTGTGGATCTTGTTGCAAGCGCTCTGGTAACCGCCTTTGGCGAAATTCTGCTGCAAGGTTTTGCGCATTTGCAGCAACACCGCCTCCATATTGACCTTGTGCTCGGGCGCCAGGGTCGACTGAGTCAGCTCCATAACCATCTGCGGGTCACCATTGGCATCGTTCTTCACCGCCCGCTGGCGCACACTGCTGTCGTCCGGGGCAGGGGGGACGGCCTGCACTTCCCAGCCGCCGGGCCAGGTAATCATCAGACCGTCGGCGCTGGCCATGGGCGCTGCAGCCAGCAGGCACAAGCCGATAAAAACGGGAAAACGTCGGGCAAAATGCATGGTTCTCGGGCCTTTTGAGCGATGGGGGGACTTCAATAGTGTATCAATTGGTGTCCAGGTATTGCTTTGCAACGTGACATCATTTCGACCATTGCTCAGCTAAACCTTTGCTTCTTATGTCTAATCCCGGACAATCGCGCCCCTCTTATGGCCGGGGCGATGTCAGCAAGATGTTTCTTGTCCGCCCCGGCTGCGTGGTAACGACCGGCTAGCGGAGATTCGACCGGATGAATGACCAGGCTAACAGCGTCGACGAACGCTTCGACGAGACACCAGCGACCCTCACTCGCTGGAATCGTCATGACACCACCTGGATGCTGGGCCTGTTTGGCACGGCGATTGGCGCAGGTACCTTGTTTTTGCCGATCAACGCTGGGCTTGGCGGCTTTTGGCCGTTACTGATCCTGGCGCTGCTGGCGTTCCCGATGACCTTTTACGCTCACCGCGGCCTGACCCGCTTCGTTCTCTCCGGGCGTGAAGGCTCAGATATCACTGACGTGGTTGAAGAACATTTCGGCCTGCGTGCAGGTGCTGTGATTACGTTGCTGTACTTCCTGGCCATCTTCCCGATCCTGCTGATCTATAGCGTAGCGCTGACCAACACGGTTGGCAGCTTTATGCTCAACCAGATGCATATCACTCCACCTCCACGGGCAATCCTGTCGCTGGTGCTGATTCTGGGCTTGCTGATTGTGGTGCGCTGCGGCGAACAGGTGATCGTCAAGGCCATGAGCATGCTGGTCTACCCGTTTATCGTGGCGTTGCTGTTTTTGGCGGTGTTTTTGATCCCGCACTGGAACGGCGGCATTCTCAGTACCGCGACTACGCTGCCTGCGCCTTCGGTATTGCTG
Proteins encoded in this window:
- a CDS encoding helix-turn-helix transcriptional regulator; its protein translation is MALAVPPDLSDTDVRVQPLARTYPRGLYIEPHQHEWGQLLYASSGVMWVDTPDEALAVPPQRAVWLPPQVPHGIRVVSDLQMRNIYLPPKLASTLDRRVQVIEVGRLLRELIIKLVEQADGQTAYTEALLNLTLLELQRARRTQLKVPMPDTPDRRLLNLCQSVMASPSLDIAFEQHAENAGASVRTLARLFQGELGMGFAQWRRQVQLATAAAELIQGASVSQISRSLGYSPSSFSDMFRRELGVSPSLYASGQVAEI
- a CDS encoding DUF4946 domain-containing protein → MHFARRFPVFIGLCLLAAAPMASADGLMITWPGGWEVQAVPPAPDDSSVRQRAVKNDANGDPQMVMELTQSTLAPEHKVNMEAVLLQMRKTLQQNFAKGGYQSACNKIHSSTLGGLDALQTTCKITQNGNHVITQTLVAATQGNSAYALSYAGPADGYKANEPEVNGIRASLRLGQ
- a CDS encoding zinc-binding alcohol dehydrogenase family protein — protein: MKALQFSKTGDLAALNLVELPLPVPGANEVLVQVRAAGLNPSDVKNVLGRFPYTTLPRVPGRDFAGVIVDGPQALVGQEVWGTGKELGFYRDGSHASYLVLPIEGVALKPKSLSFEQAASLGVPYTTAWDALQRTGVGADTRLLVIGANGAVGTAAIALAKVLGARVLAAVRRTEQAQVLLEQGLEVLVLDKPESLGTQVNEVFAGGAEVIFDTTGHWLPAAVSALRTFGRIAFIAAPQDGHVHLPALALYRKGGSLVGVNTLLYSCGDCAQRLNQFGQYFDQGLLPAPGGFQEAALADGLACYAQVNEGACAKVVLIP